A stretch of Vigna radiata var. radiata cultivar VC1973A unplaced genomic scaffold, Vradiata_ver6 scaffold_410, whole genome shotgun sequence DNA encodes these proteins:
- the LOC106755445 gene encoding protein FAR-RED IMPAIRED RESPONSE 1-like, which produces MDGESIEEFNTIDDSFSEMVPTLNMYFGTMEEAKKFYCEYGKKCGFGVQTRTSKKDNNNEVYYLRLVCSREGRYVSNIRPEVKTLPSQTNQCPAGITFAQKDDKWIVRTVVVEHSHELCPQTSNLIRGNRKLNMHAKHTLEVNHDAGVRINKSFLSMVSDTGGYENMEFMERDARNFIGQHRRSVCKEGDGQTLLRHFSKMRYLNNDFFYELEMDEGKRITSVFWADAKSRAACEEFGDVVSLYTTYLTNKYDMSFAPFMGVNHHGQSILLGCGLLSSEDTTSFVWLFQTWLRCMGNKAPDSIVTD; this is translated from the coding sequence ATGGATGGTGAAAGCATTGAGGAATTTAATACCATAGATGATAGTTTTTCAGAGATGGTTCCTACTTTGAACATGTATTTTGGCACTATGGAAGaagcaaagaaattttattgtGAGTATGGAAAAAAATGTGGTTTTGGTGTTCAAACAAGAACTTCAAAGAAGGACAACAATAACGAAGTGTATTACTTGAGATTAGTATGTTCAAGGGAAGGTAGATATGTTTCTAACATTCGTCCTGAAGTGAAAACTCTACCTAGTCAGACTAATCAATGCCCTGCTGGAATAACATTTGCTCAAAAAGATGACAAATGGATTGTCAGGACTGTTGTTGTAGAGCACAGTCATGAGCTTTGTCCACAAACCTCCAATCTCATTCGTGGCAATAGAAAATTGAACATGCATGCGAAACACACATTGGAAGTTAACCATGATGCCGGTGTGCGTATAAACAAGAGTTTTCTTAGCATGGTCAGTGACACTGGTGGATATGAAAATATGGAATTTATGGAGAGAGATGCTAGAAACTTCATCGGTCAACATAGAAGGTCAGTTTGTAAGGAGGGGGATGGTCAGACGCTACTTCGTCACTTTTCAAAAATGAGATACCTCAATAACGATTTCTTCTACGAACTAGAAATGGATGAAGGAAAGAGAATTACCAGTGTATTTTGGGCGGACGCTAAAAGTCGAGCTGCTTGTGAAGAATTTGGTGATGTGGTGTCTTTATATACTACttatttaacaaacaaatatgacaTGTCATTTGCTCCATTTATGGGAGTAAACCATCATGGACAATCCATCCTACTTGGTTGTGGATTACTTTCATCGGAGGACACTACGTCATTTGTGTGGTTATTCCAGACTTGGTTAAGATGTATGGGCAACAAGGCACCAGACAGTATTGTTACAGACTAG
- the LOC106755444 gene encoding protein FAR1-RELATED SEQUENCE 5-like yields MANAIEEVFPTTKHRWCLWHIMKKIPKKLQGYKNHLAIQNDVKMLVYDCCSRVDFEIGWKEVLRKHKLENNEWLGNLYDERHIWVPCYLKNHFLAGMSTTQRSEGMNAFFDGYINSSTTLQQFVVQYDNALKFKAQKEIEVDFSSLNTTVACGSQSPIERQFQVDYTHAKFEEVQNEFQSRMNCFIKDTVKDCISNKYTIKEECMWDGKCSAKYYHVQFDPLTKETSCSCLLFEFRGIIFRHCLLVLSQEDVQNVPSKYVLRRWSKNIIRKHTLIRAGYSSLHQEPKMQRYQSLFKRFYDIAEAALSEEGQLRYESPVTDSPSYTACGSSEVLVRSPVAVKRKGRPRTNKLKSSVETLSRKRKTTSRKHASTRTLQQNETTTSTLTQSEEVLRYSNETQQVSQLSEMPPLGFMSLLSXVHNNFDNSL; encoded by the exons ATGGCTAATGCAATTGAAGAAGTCTTCCCCACAACAAAACATAGGTGGTGTTTGTGGCACATAATGAAAAAGATACCGAAAAAATTGCAAGGCTATAAAAATCATCTTGCTATCCAGAACGATGTGAAAATGCTTGTATATGATTGTTGTTCCAGAGTTGACTTTGAAATAGGTTGGAAAGAAGTACTCAGGAAACACAAGTTAGAAAATAATGAATGGTTAGGAAATTTGTACGATGAGAGACACATATGGGTGCCTTGCTActtgaaaaatcattttttggcTGGTATGTCCACAACTCAAAGAAGTGAGGGAATGAATGCTTTTTTTGATGGATACATCAATTCAAGTACGACACTTCAACAATTTGTGGTTCAGTATGATAATGCTCTTAAATTCAAAGcccaaaaagaaatagaagtCGACTTCTCTTCCCTCAATACAACGGTTGCTTGTGGGTCTCAATCACCTATTGAAAGACAATTTCAAGTTGATTACACACATGCAAAATTTGAGGAAGTACAGAATGAGTTTCAGTCCAGGATGAATTGTTTCATCAAAGACACGGTCAAGGACTGTATTTCTAACAAGTACACGATTAAAGAAGAGTGCATGTGGGATGGAAAATGTTCCGCCAAATATTACCATGTTCAATTTGATCCTCTTACAAAGGAAACAAGCTGCTCTTGTCTACTATTTGAGTTTAGAGGTATTATTTTTAGGCATTGCCTACTGGTTCTCAGTCAGGAAGATGTGCAAAATGTCCCCTCCAAATACGTGCTCCGTCGTTggagtaaaaatatcataagaAAGCACACACTGATTAGGGCAGGTTACAGTTCTTTGCATCAGGAACCCAAGATGCAAAGATACCAATCGTTGTTTAAGCGGTTCTATGACATAGCTGAGGCTGCAT TAAGTGAGGAAGGACAACTCAGGTATGAAAGTCCAGTTACCGATAGTCCATCGTACACCGCATGTGGAAGTAGTGAAGTACTTGTTCGCAGTCCCGTGGCGGTGAAGCGTAAAGGCCGACCAAGAACTAACAAATTGAAGTCAAGTGTTGAAACACTaagcagaaaaaggaaaaccactTCAAGGAAACATGCTTCAACAAGAACGCTTCAACAAAAT GAAACAACTACCTCTACTCTTACACAATCTGAAGAGGTCCTTCGTTATTCAAACGAAACGCAACAAGTTTCACAACTATCTGAAATGCCTCCACTTGGCTTTATGTCATTGTTATCTGNNgttcataataattttgataactCACTTTGA